The following proteins come from a genomic window of Gynuella sunshinyii YC6258:
- a CDS encoding DUF4157 domain-containing protein codes for MYLAQTNQQSTTTRLAPQPKQTVSTSTPSGNGGVAISACQGAPAMQFKQAVGHQAGISGGAMASQDHRTGLPNRLKAGIEQLSGYSMDDVRVHYNSVQPAQYQAHAFAFGNQIHLAPGQERHLPHEAWHVVQQKQGRVKPMLQMKGKTAVNNDNGLEREADEMGARALQMSHQTTSAHRQVNLVTTRGPAVVQRKGETPKSYDLLLRHPRYSRSWFTVAGAYERRLGAYSARHPRANAALNAAINRMEQVVSARYSNELNRPELMKEVFFRDEPESSGQVGIELDYKEMLKVLHQGNLRERMTAFYNAAYYGAGYGNDLRRGFKAILHEIIFDRQDSLIDSLGLKAKELARQNNFYRNFLNIGALRPVVRSLLRAIGSVGFADMSYTFDRDVFALGNLSMQAADSGVAVSQWSRQNRQGNVVEPYTPRAMEELGVPLSNTELKYTFQGVDTRRNIGDYLPFKRQTDIRRERTRDLALPWQSGKSRFEISPDSRWYKKVHDQLRMPVIAGVSGTTTRMLKAYQFLNAQPQAVDFRLALMGWMLPTEDHSLYEILRGAQLAGVTGPGEQKSLTDPIAMYMNIAPLTTQELRTQVGHENMFPHEEVYWNLASRDLPNNQPVHNRDTNEWIDPPAGPHLPRFRTTERFASHYRRTYDRAQRDDGQGRRVSFNRAFGTALGVYSGGMHRLINTVMEMKHRYAPGAVIKWRLRQIINRMVALRGAGQAVEFPEELNCLNVQHNYLNTMTNATQRTKATNRITREVANFVEEIYPELLLQASMAKDALDNLPSSEEMVYRGEAEGPVNGGYIPWGGYRQKEYTFNSFVSFSRNRNLALQFAETAIETGAGTTRVLLELQLRGHKGKDISDFSLQRAEEEVLLMPGARIRVTGSREQRFTYQNRRRVEVTETVKVYTAEEVQ; via the coding sequence ATGTATCTAGCACAGACGAATCAACAAAGCACCACAACCCGTTTGGCCCCGCAGCCGAAACAAACCGTCAGTACCAGCACCCCATCTGGTAACGGCGGTGTTGCGATCTCCGCCTGTCAAGGGGCTCCAGCCATGCAATTCAAGCAGGCCGTCGGTCATCAAGCCGGCATCTCGGGCGGCGCTATGGCATCGCAAGACCATCGTACCGGTCTGCCGAATCGTCTTAAAGCCGGTATAGAGCAATTATCCGGTTATTCAATGGATGATGTGAGAGTTCATTACAATTCGGTACAACCCGCTCAGTATCAGGCGCATGCATTTGCGTTTGGCAATCAGATTCATCTGGCCCCCGGACAGGAACGTCACTTGCCGCACGAAGCCTGGCACGTCGTTCAGCAAAAGCAGGGACGGGTAAAACCCATGCTGCAGATGAAAGGCAAAACGGCAGTGAACAACGACAATGGACTGGAACGGGAGGCCGACGAGATGGGAGCAAGAGCCTTGCAAATGAGCCATCAGACGACTTCTGCCCATCGACAGGTTAATTTGGTAACAACCCGTGGTCCTGCGGTTGTACAGCGCAAGGGCGAGACTCCAAAGTCTTATGATCTGTTGTTGCGTCACCCGAGATATTCACGCAGTTGGTTTACTGTTGCAGGGGCATATGAAAGACGCCTGGGTGCATATAGTGCCAGGCATCCGCGTGCAAACGCGGCACTGAATGCAGCCATTAACCGAATGGAACAGGTGGTCTCTGCGCGTTACAGCAATGAGCTGAATCGGCCAGAACTGATGAAGGAAGTCTTTTTCAGAGATGAACCGGAAAGCAGTGGACAGGTGGGAATCGAACTGGACTACAAGGAAATGCTCAAAGTGCTTCATCAGGGTAATTTGCGGGAAAGAATGACGGCCTTTTACAATGCTGCTTATTATGGTGCCGGCTACGGTAATGATTTAAGACGAGGGTTTAAAGCCATCCTGCATGAAATCATTTTTGACCGTCAGGATAGCCTGATTGACAGTCTTGGATTAAAGGCCAAAGAGCTTGCTCGTCAGAATAATTTCTATCGTAACTTTCTGAATATTGGAGCTCTCCGCCCGGTAGTCAGAAGCCTGTTGAGAGCGATCGGGAGTGTCGGGTTTGCCGATATGAGTTATACATTCGACAGAGATGTATTTGCGTTGGGTAATTTATCCATGCAGGCGGCTGATTCCGGGGTCGCTGTCAGCCAATGGAGCCGGCAGAATCGCCAGGGAAATGTCGTTGAGCCATATACTCCGCGCGCTATGGAAGAGCTGGGTGTTCCTCTTTCAAATACAGAGCTGAAGTACACCTTTCAGGGGGTCGATACCCGCCGGAACATAGGTGACTATCTGCCTTTCAAACGTCAAACCGACATCCGCAGAGAACGAACCAGAGACCTGGCGCTGCCGTGGCAATCCGGCAAATCAAGGTTTGAAATCAGCCCTGACAGCCGTTGGTATAAAAAGGTTCATGATCAGTTGCGAATGCCGGTCATTGCCGGAGTATCGGGTACCACCACCCGAATGCTGAAAGCCTATCAATTTTTAAATGCCCAGCCGCAGGCGGTGGATTTTCGTCTGGCGTTGATGGGCTGGATGCTTCCCACAGAGGATCATTCGCTGTATGAAATTTTAAGGGGCGCGCAGCTTGCCGGCGTAACCGGACCCGGTGAGCAGAAAAGTTTGACTGACCCCATTGCCATGTACATGAATATTGCGCCTTTAACAACGCAGGAATTAAGAACTCAGGTTGGTCATGAGAATATGTTCCCTCATGAAGAAGTGTATTGGAATCTGGCCAGTCGTGATCTGCCGAACAATCAGCCTGTGCATAATCGTGACACGAATGAGTGGATCGATCCTCCAGCCGGCCCTCATCTGCCCAGATTTCGTACCACCGAAAGGTTTGCCTCGCACTACCGCAGGACGTATGACCGTGCCCAGCGTGATGACGGACAGGGAAGACGGGTTTCATTCAATCGCGCGTTTGGAACGGCGCTGGGCGTCTATAGTGGCGGTATGCATCGGCTGATCAATACCGTGATGGAGATGAAACACCGGTATGCACCGGGCGCTGTAATAAAATGGAGATTACGGCAAATTATTAACCGCATGGTCGCCTTGCGAGGGGCTGGTCAGGCAGTTGAATTCCCGGAAGAACTAAACTGTTTGAACGTCCAGCATAATTATCTGAATACCATGACAAATGCGACTCAGCGAACCAAGGCAACCAACCGAATCACCAGAGAAGTGGCCAACTTTGTTGAGGAAATCTATCCAGAGTTATTGCTGCAGGCCAGCATGGCCAAAGATGCGCTGGACAACCTGCCATCCAGTGAGGAAATGGTTTATCGGGGGGAAGCCGAAGGTCCTGTGAACGGTGGCTATATCCCCTGGGGTGGTTATCGTCAGAAAGAATATACCTTTAACAGTTTCGTCAGTTTTTCCCGGAACCGGAATCTGGCTTTACAGTTTGCTGAAACTGCGATTGAAACCGGTGCCGGTACGACCAGGGTGCTTTTGGAGCTGCAATTGCGCGGGCATAAAGGAAAAGACATCAGCGATTTTTCTTTGCAAAGGGCTGAAGAGGAAGTATTACTCATGCCTGGTGCCAGGATCAGGGTTACCGGTAGCCGGGAACAACGGTTTACTTACCAGAACCGGCGCAGAGTGGAAGTCACTGAGACGGTCAAGGTATATACCGCAGAGGAGGTTCAGTAA
- a CDS encoding cellulase family glycosylhydrolase translates to MSKANKPTRTLYRDVKCAGTLLGLSVAIAAISQGAQASCTYEVANQWNSGFTATITITNDTGSVLNGWAVDWQYSGSNRVGFAWNANLSGSNPYTATSLSWNGTLQPGQSASFGFQGTSNGSAETPTVTGAACGTTDGGDGGDGGDGGDGGDGGDGGSTGDGVFRVDETGNITKDGEVKPVQCGAWFGLEGRHEPSDDPDNPSGAPMELYVGNTFWANNNQGTGRTIQQTMDEIKAKGINTIRVPIAPQTLKTDDPQGVSAVFKNHYSVRSENSRQALEDFIKLADTNGLDVILDIHSCSNYVGWRAGRLDASPPFTDKDRDNYDFLREDYSCGTGGPDVTIHPYNEELWLDNLRELAGFSEQLGVNNILGIDIFNEPWDYTWAEWKTLAEHAYAAINEVNPNVLIFVEGIGSKTSDGTQIPNGDPDLNPNWGENLFSMGDDPLDIPKERLVLSPHIYGPSVAVQPQFMDPAQPECEGLEGDAAGDAKCNIVINPPLLRQGWEEHFGYLRDQGYALVVGEFGGHLDWPNDAAIRDQNRWAHITPGVDREWQNAAVDYMIDRGIQACYWGINPESGDTGGLYEHAYDPRTNTAGWGEWVGFQEEKWNLLERLWGN, encoded by the coding sequence ATGAGTAAAGCGAATAAACCAACAAGAACGCTTTACAGGGATGTAAAATGCGCTGGTACCCTGCTGGGTCTCAGTGTTGCAATCGCAGCCATTTCACAAGGTGCACAAGCGAGCTGTACCTATGAAGTCGCCAACCAGTGGAACTCTGGTTTCACGGCTACGATCACCATCACCAACGATACCGGCAGCGTTCTAAACGGCTGGGCTGTCGATTGGCAATACAGCGGTTCAAACCGCGTCGGTTTTGCCTGGAATGCCAACCTTTCCGGCAGCAACCCTTACACAGCCACCAGCCTGTCCTGGAACGGCACACTCCAACCTGGCCAAAGCGCCTCCTTCGGTTTCCAAGGCACATCCAATGGCAGCGCAGAAACACCAACCGTGACCGGTGCTGCGTGTGGTACCACTGATGGTGGTGACGGCGGTGATGGTGGAGATGGCGGTGACGGCGGTGATGGTGGAGACGGAGGATCTACCGGAGATGGCGTATTCCGCGTCGATGAAACCGGCAACATCACCAAAGACGGCGAAGTCAAACCCGTACAGTGTGGCGCCTGGTTTGGTCTGGAAGGACGTCATGAACCTTCTGACGATCCGGATAATCCAAGCGGTGCACCGATGGAACTGTATGTTGGTAACACCTTCTGGGCCAACAACAACCAGGGCACTGGCCGCACCATCCAACAGACTATGGATGAAATCAAAGCCAAAGGCATTAATACCATTCGTGTGCCGATTGCCCCACAAACACTGAAAACGGATGACCCTCAAGGTGTGAGTGCGGTCTTCAAAAACCACTACTCCGTCAGATCCGAAAATTCCCGTCAGGCGCTGGAAGACTTTATCAAACTGGCCGATACAAACGGACTTGATGTCATTCTCGATATTCACTCCTGTTCTAACTACGTTGGCTGGCGTGCCGGTCGCCTTGATGCGAGCCCTCCATTTACCGACAAAGACCGTGATAACTACGACTTCCTCCGGGAAGACTATTCCTGTGGCACAGGTGGTCCTGATGTTACCATTCACCCATACAACGAAGAGCTCTGGCTGGATAACCTGCGTGAACTGGCTGGATTCTCAGAACAACTGGGTGTCAACAACATTCTCGGTATCGACATCTTCAACGAGCCATGGGATTACACCTGGGCAGAGTGGAAAACGCTGGCAGAACACGCCTATGCCGCGATCAACGAAGTCAACCCGAACGTCCTGATCTTCGTAGAAGGTATTGGCAGCAAAACCTCTGATGGTACTCAGATTCCTAATGGTGATCCGGATCTTAACCCGAACTGGGGCGAAAACCTCTTCAGTATGGGAGATGATCCTCTGGACATTCCTAAAGAACGTCTGGTGCTGTCACCACACATCTACGGTCCTTCTGTTGCGGTACAACCACAATTCATGGATCCGGCACAACCAGAGTGTGAAGGCCTTGAAGGGGATGCAGCCGGTGATGCGAAATGTAATATCGTGATCAACCCGCCACTGCTCAGACAAGGTTGGGAAGAACACTTCGGTTACCTGAGAGACCAAGGCTATGCCCTGGTGGTCGGTGAGTTTGGTGGCCACCTGGATTGGCCGAATGACGCTGCCATCCGCGATCAGAACCGTTGGGCCCATATCACTCCTGGAGTTGACAGAGAATGGCAGAATGCCGCTGTGGACTACATGATTGATAGAGGCATTCAAGCCTGTTACTGGGGTATCAACCCTGAATCAGGCGATACTGGCGGTCTTTATGAGCATGCTTACGATCCAAGAACCAACACTGCAGGTTGGGGCGAATGGGTAGGCTTCCAGGAAGAGAAATGGAACTTGCTGGAACGTTTGTGGGGTAACTAA
- the dauA gene encoding C4-dicarboxylic acid transporter DauA has translation MPHRAHLFSLRVAHAFRDACITEKYSSQRLIKDTLAGITVGIIAIPLSMALAIASGVPPQHGLYTAIIAGFIIALTGGSRFSISGPTAAFVVILAPIAHSQGLSGLLMASVMSGVLLLIMAYMRLGRFIEYIPESVTLGFTGGIAVSIATLQLKDFFGLTTGPMPEHYLEKVVTLAQALPTTHWPSLLVASLTLVTMILWPRLKIAIPAHLPAAILSSLFALALNHYQLEVDTIGSRFSYLLPNGDTGFGIPPYLPTFEWPWLQAGAEGHSSGLSFARIIELLPSAFAIAMLGAIESLLCAVVLDGMTGRRHSANSELLGQGIGNIIAPFFGGITATAAIARSAANVRAGSTSPVSAMLHAIVVLLGLVSLAPMLAYLPMPAMAALLVMVAWNMSEAHKSKHLIKTATRSDIWVFLTCFSLTVMFDMVIAITTGILLAALLFMKEIADMTKVTEITDNKRLINDPLPEGWRVYKINGPLFFAPAERIFGELALLSENARGIIIYLDGVPILDAGGVSAMNKLIEKFRRDQGCVWFADFQFQPLKTLARAKVKPIEGTSRYFSTLQDALTELNQINS, from the coding sequence ATGCCCCATAGAGCTCATTTGTTTTCCTTGCGGGTTGCTCATGCATTCAGAGATGCCTGCATCACCGAAAAGTACTCTTCCCAACGATTGATCAAAGATACGCTGGCCGGCATTACGGTCGGTATCATTGCCATTCCGCTGTCAATGGCGCTGGCCATCGCCAGTGGTGTACCGCCACAACACGGTTTATATACGGCGATTATTGCCGGCTTTATTATTGCCTTGACTGGAGGTTCGCGTTTCAGCATTTCCGGGCCAACGGCCGCATTTGTGGTGATTCTGGCACCGATTGCCCACAGCCAGGGACTCTCTGGATTATTGATGGCATCGGTAATGTCGGGGGTACTGCTGCTGATCATGGCGTACATGCGCCTCGGGCGGTTTATCGAATACATCCCTGAATCCGTCACCCTTGGGTTTACCGGCGGCATTGCCGTCTCCATCGCCACGCTGCAATTAAAGGATTTTTTCGGCCTGACCACCGGCCCAATGCCTGAACACTATCTGGAAAAAGTGGTCACCCTGGCTCAGGCACTGCCAACCACCCACTGGCCCAGTCTGCTGGTTGCGTCCTTGACCCTGGTCACCATGATTCTCTGGCCGCGACTGAAAATTGCCATACCCGCCCATTTGCCAGCAGCTATTCTCAGCAGCCTGTTTGCGCTGGCACTGAATCATTACCAACTGGAAGTAGACACCATCGGCTCCCGGTTCAGTTATCTGCTTCCCAATGGTGATACCGGTTTTGGCATTCCACCCTATTTACCCACATTTGAGTGGCCCTGGTTACAGGCTGGAGCAGAGGGTCACAGCAGCGGTCTCAGTTTTGCCCGGATTATTGAATTGCTACCGTCAGCATTCGCCATTGCCATGCTGGGCGCGATTGAATCCCTGTTGTGTGCAGTGGTACTGGATGGCATGACAGGACGACGCCACAGCGCCAACAGCGAATTACTCGGCCAGGGCATCGGTAACATCATAGCCCCTTTCTTTGGGGGCATTACGGCTACCGCCGCCATCGCCCGTTCGGCCGCCAATGTCAGGGCCGGCTCCACATCACCGGTGTCAGCCATGCTTCATGCCATCGTGGTACTGCTGGGTTTGGTATCACTGGCGCCCATGCTGGCCTATCTGCCGATGCCTGCCATGGCTGCCCTGCTGGTCATGGTTGCCTGGAACATGAGCGAGGCGCACAAATCCAAACATCTGATCAAGACTGCCACTCGCAGCGATATCTGGGTTTTTCTGACCTGTTTTTCACTGACCGTGATGTTCGATATGGTCATTGCCATTACCACCGGGATATTGCTGGCAGCCTTGTTGTTCATGAAAGAAATCGCCGACATGACCAAAGTCACGGAGATTACCGATAACAAGCGCCTGATCAATGATCCACTGCCAGAAGGCTGGAGGGTGTATAAAATCAACGGCCCGCTGTTTTTTGCCCCGGCCGAACGTATCTTCGGGGAGCTGGCCTTACTGTCAGAAAATGCCAGAGGCATTATCATTTATCTCGATGGCGTTCCGATTCTGGATGCCGGCGGGGTTTCTGCCATGAATAAACTGATCGAAAAATTCAGGCGAGATCAGGGTTGTGTCTGGTTTGCTGATTTTCAGTTTCAACCGCTAAAAACCCTGGCAAGGGCAAAAGTGAAACCCATTGAGGGAACCAGTCGCTATTTTTCCACCCTGCAGGATGCACTCACCGAACTCAATCAGATCAACTCTTAA
- a CDS encoding methyl-accepting chemotaxis protein, translated as MFNNLRLGTRLGIGFGVLTLGMVIIAGFGILEMWHFNSQVSRVVNTYTPAQGFLLNADRDLQQALVAERSMLVLPAGSEDFLAQQTAHSENIQQAHDRVEKYANLVTSERSNELVAKYRQYQSQWSETSSNLVDQLAASSDNFTRQVLIKQSLGQVDQEFNTMREVIDEIGNVLTERILQEDKAAGTAYIRALTLISAAGLIAVTIAVILALRITKGILKELGGEPRYAAEITRRIAEGELDMSIQLKDNDHDSLLAALKVVSDKIKLLISEMNHMSREHDKGSIDVTINASKFGGAYKTMAEGLNKMVQGHIIDQRKAMTCIEAFGAGNMDAVLEKFPGKKVFINTTIEQVRTNIKALIEDTNRLVNAAVAGELDVRADLKIHHGDFRHIVEGLNGVMEAFTQPINEITRTMQAIEKGDLTQNLNASRFHGRLLDLRNAINATISQLAQTIQEVRSSADALNNASVSINSTSQSLSTSASEQASSVEETSASVEQISASIEQNASNAKTTNDITDRLMKEAEKGGQAVQQTITAMRGIAEKVSLIDVIAYQTNLLALNATIEAARAGNHGRGFAVVAGEVRRLAEQSQAAAQEIGDAAQSSVDLSEMAGKLFEDIIPTIRQTSELVRDVSVASSQQATGARQINITMEQLSRITEENASASEELAAAAEEMSGQSQYLRQLMAFFKMPAA; from the coding sequence ATGTTCAATAACCTTCGATTAGGTACACGACTAGGTATCGGTTTTGGCGTACTGACTCTTGGTATGGTCATCATCGCCGGATTTGGCATTCTGGAAATGTGGCATTTCAATAGTCAGGTGTCCAGGGTTGTCAATACTTATACACCCGCCCAGGGTTTTTTGCTCAACGCCGACAGGGATCTCCAACAGGCGCTGGTTGCGGAGCGCAGCATGCTGGTTCTGCCAGCCGGCAGCGAAGACTTTCTGGCGCAGCAGACTGCCCACAGCGAAAATATCCAACAAGCCCATGACCGGGTGGAAAAGTATGCCAACCTGGTTACCAGCGAGCGCTCCAACGAACTGGTCGCAAAATATCGCCAATACCAATCGCAATGGTCTGAAACTTCCAGCAACCTGGTCGATCAACTCGCCGCGAGTTCTGACAACTTTACCCGCCAGGTGCTGATCAAACAAAGTCTTGGTCAGGTAGACCAGGAATTCAACACCATGAGAGAGGTGATCGACGAAATCGGCAACGTTCTGACAGAACGCATTCTGCAGGAAGACAAAGCAGCTGGAACAGCTTATATCCGGGCACTCACGCTGATCTCTGCCGCAGGTCTGATTGCAGTGACTATTGCAGTGATTCTGGCCCTCCGTATTACCAAGGGAATACTGAAAGAGTTGGGCGGAGAACCTCGTTATGCTGCGGAAATTACCCGTCGGATCGCCGAAGGTGAACTGGATATGTCTATCCAGCTCAAAGACAACGATCACGACAGTCTGCTGGCGGCGCTAAAAGTGGTCAGTGATAAAATCAAGTTGTTGATCAGTGAAATGAACCACATGTCCCGTGAGCATGATAAAGGCAGTATCGATGTGACCATCAATGCCTCCAAATTTGGTGGCGCTTACAAAACCATGGCCGAAGGTCTCAACAAAATGGTTCAGGGTCATATCATCGACCAGCGTAAGGCGATGACGTGTATCGAAGCCTTCGGTGCCGGTAACATGGATGCAGTATTGGAAAAATTCCCCGGCAAGAAAGTCTTTATCAATACCACGATCGAACAGGTGAGAACCAATATCAAGGCGTTGATCGAGGATACCAATCGTCTGGTGAATGCTGCGGTCGCCGGGGAACTGGATGTACGGGCTGATCTGAAAATCCATCATGGTGATTTTCGGCATATCGTGGAAGGGCTGAATGGCGTCATGGAGGCCTTCACCCAGCCTATCAACGAAATCACCCGAACCATGCAGGCCATTGAAAAAGGAGATCTGACCCAGAACCTTAACGCCAGTCGTTTCCATGGTCGCCTGTTGGATCTGCGTAACGCCATCAACGCCACTATCAGCCAGCTGGCTCAGACCATACAGGAGGTCCGCAGCTCCGCCGATGCTCTGAACAATGCGTCAGTCTCCATCAATTCCACCTCTCAAAGTCTCAGTACCTCAGCCTCCGAACAGGCGTCCAGTGTTGAAGAAACCTCTGCCTCGGTGGAACAGATATCTGCCTCCATTGAACAGAATGCCAGTAACGCCAAAACCACCAACGATATTACCGACCGGCTCATGAAAGAGGCGGAAAAAGGTGGTCAGGCCGTCCAACAAACCATTACCGCCATGCGCGGTATTGCTGAAAAAGTCAGCCTGATCGATGTCATCGCCTATCAGACCAACCTGCTGGCACTGAATGCCACCATTGAGGCTGCCAGAGCCGGAAACCATGGCCGGGGTTTTGCCGTAGTGGCAGGCGAAGTTCGTCGACTGGCGGAACAAAGTCAGGCCGCCGCTCAGGAAATCGGCGATGCCGCACAGAGCAGCGTGGACCTGTCAGAGATGGCCGGTAAATTGTTCGAGGACATTATTCCCACCATACGACAAACCTCAGAACTGGTCCGTGATGTTTCAGTCGCCTCATCGCAGCAGGCCACCGGTGCCAGACAGATCAACATTACTATGGAGCAGTTGAGCAGAATCACTGAGGAAAACGCCAGCGCTTCAGAAGAGCTCGCTGCTGCTGCAGAAGAAATGAGCGGGCAATCTCAGTATCTGCGGCAACTGATGGCATTTTTCAAAATGCCGGCGGCCTGA
- a CDS encoding NUDIX domain-containing protein, translating into MTVKRIGNWQCLSQETRYENPWIEVSHQTVITPGGGTGIYGVVHFKNRAVGVIPIDDGGNTWLVRQTRYPLEQATWEIPEGGAPLDEDMLEAAKRELEEEVGLRASDWQELLEIHTSNSVTDEYGKVFVATNLSPGRQQLEECEDIEVYKLPLQQAIEMAMDGRITDSLSIAGLLKLAVLQQHSR; encoded by the coding sequence ATGACTGTAAAGCGTATCGGCAACTGGCAGTGTCTGAGTCAGGAAACCCGTTATGAAAATCCCTGGATAGAGGTCTCTCATCAGACTGTCATCACGCCAGGGGGTGGTACTGGCATATATGGCGTGGTGCATTTCAAAAATCGCGCGGTCGGTGTCATCCCGATTGATGACGGCGGCAATACCTGGCTGGTCCGGCAGACCCGCTATCCCTTGGAGCAGGCCACTTGGGAAATACCCGAGGGCGGCGCACCGCTGGACGAAGATATGCTTGAGGCTGCGAAGCGCGAACTGGAAGAAGAAGTTGGGCTACGTGCCTCCGACTGGCAGGAATTACTGGAAATACACACCTCCAACTCAGTGACCGATGAGTACGGTAAAGTTTTCGTCGCAACTAATTTATCGCCGGGCCGACAACAACTGGAAGAGTGTGAAGACATCGAAGTGTATAAACTGCCGTTGCAACAAGCGATTGAAATGGCCATGGATGGGAGAATTACCGATTCCCTGTCAATTGCCGGCCTGCTCAAACTGGCGGTTTTGCAACAACATTCCCGATGA
- a CDS encoding transposase, whose protein sequence is MTECYRASFLFPPVKRRKVEVNFDGGEISSDGGMLLLRELDKRLGLTTAIDHVLHDNRVHGL, encoded by the coding sequence ATGACAGAATGCTACCGGGCTTCCTTCTTATTTCCACCCGTCAAACGCCGTAAGGTTGAAGTGAATTTTGACGGTGGTGAAATCTCTTCCGATGGCGGCATGTTATTGCTCAGAGAGCTCGATAAACGGTTGGGGCTCACAACGGCCATCGATCATGTTTTGCATGATAACCGTGTACATGGACTTTGA
- a CDS encoding ankyrin repeat domain-containing protein: protein MNNLVRELLDKIESVPDFMGFKLSDINDTNGFGDNALHCVCVWGDIEAVKLLVENGIDIEQQGEGGFTPLKVADEFEHEEIVKYLISKGANTEALNANFQYDPELSARHIERLRDIIEDLEQGIDSECGKK from the coding sequence ATGAATAATTTAGTTCGAGAGCTGCTGGATAAAATAGAGTCTGTGCCGGACTTTATGGGCTTTAAGCTTAGCGATATAAATGATACTAACGGTTTTGGTGACAACGCGTTGCATTGTGTTTGCGTATGGGGAGATATTGAGGCTGTGAAGTTGCTTGTAGAGAACGGTATCGACATAGAGCAACAGGGGGAAGGTGGGTTTACACCTTTAAAAGTGGCTGACGAATTCGAGCACGAAGAGATAGTGAAATACCTGATATCTAAGGGTGCCAACACAGAGGCTCTAAATGCAAATTTTCAATATGACCCAGAACTAAGTGCCAGGCATATAGAACGCCTTCGGGATATTATTGAAGATTTAGAACAAGGAATCGATTCTGAGTGCGGTAAAAAATAG
- a CDS encoding MOSC domain-containing protein has protein sequence MATVVSVSKSATHSFSKHVVESITLVAGQGVEGDAHKGETVKHRSRVKVDPSQPNLRQVHLIHGELIKQLQDQGFNVYPATMGENITTEGIDLLSLPTHTIIRIGADAVIQITGLRNPCAQLDHYQKGLTAAVLDRDEEGNLIRKAGIMAIVLQGGVVRAGDEMVVELPEPPYQPLQRV, from the coding sequence TTGGCTACTGTTGTATCTGTCAGCAAATCTGCTACCCATAGTTTTTCCAAACACGTTGTAGAATCCATCACGTTGGTTGCCGGTCAGGGCGTTGAGGGTGACGCGCATAAGGGCGAAACCGTCAAGCACCGCTCGCGGGTAAAGGTAGATCCGAGTCAGCCCAATCTGCGTCAGGTTCATTTGATACATGGTGAGTTGATCAAGCAGTTGCAGGATCAGGGATTTAATGTTTACCCGGCAACCATGGGCGAAAATATCACCACTGAAGGTATTGATCTGCTGTCTTTACCAACCCATACCATTATTCGTATCGGTGCTGATGCGGTTATTCAGATAACCGGTTTGCGTAATCCCTGTGCCCAGTTGGATCATTACCAAAAAGGTTTGACGGCCGCAGTGTTGGATCGTGATGAAGAAGGGAACCTGATTCGTAAAGCCGGTATCATGGCCATCGTTCTGCAAGGCGGTGTTGTCCGTGCGGGTGATGAGATGGTCGTGGAGTTGCCTGAACCTCCGTATCAGCCGTTGCAACGCGTATAG
- the gloA2 gene encoding SMU1112c/YaeR family gloxylase I-like metalloprotein, with amino-acid sequence MLQGIHHVAIICSDYARSKHFYTQILQLEIVAEHFRAGRNSYKLDLKLPNGNQLELFSFPNPPARPSRPEARGLRHLAFQVASVVDVVEYLQQQGVTVEPIRVDEYTGRQYTFFQDPDGLPLELYEQDVTEV; translated from the coding sequence ATGCTGCAAGGTATTCATCACGTAGCGATCATTTGTTCTGACTACGCAAGATCAAAACATTTTTATACTCAGATATTGCAGCTTGAGATCGTCGCTGAACATTTTCGCGCCGGCCGCAATTCTTATAAGCTGGATTTGAAGTTGCCCAATGGCAATCAGCTGGAGTTATTTTCGTTTCCCAATCCGCCTGCCCGCCCAAGCAGACCCGAAGCGAGAGGATTGCGGCATTTGGCCTTCCAGGTAGCCTCTGTGGTCGATGTTGTTGAGTATCTGCAACAACAGGGCGTGACAGTGGAGCCGATACGAGTCGATGAGTATACCGGTCGGCAATATACTTTCTTTCAGGATCCGGATGGTCTGCCATTAGAGTTATATGAACAGGATGTCACTGAGGTCTGA